One window of the Octopus sinensis linkage group LG9, ASM634580v1, whole genome shotgun sequence genome contains the following:
- the LOC115215811 gene encoding ribonuclease P protein subunit p20-like, which yields MADARKGARSTEAKGKEKQKKLRELVDQEEYILRKRLPRTFPKRPNDVYISKKTNFKAQMIRCQTFLDNGNKVYIHALGAAINRAVNLALQLKANGCGSVEISTNTSTVYLTDDLEPANDKLEYETLTRTNSAIHIKVYRPQKLKD from the coding sequence ATGGCTGATGCAAGAAAAGGTGCCAGGTCTACAGAGGcaaagggaaaagagaaacagaaaaaactACGTGAACTAGTTGATcaagaagaatatattttgagGAAACGGCTCCCACGGACATTTCCAAAGAGACCTAATGATGTATATATTAGCAAAAAGACTAATTTCAAAGCACAAATGATTCGTTGTCAAACATTTCTAGACAATGGCAACAAAGTCTATATCCATGCTTTAGGAGCTGCTATTAACAGAGCAGTTAATTTAGCATTGCAACTGAAGGCTAATGGTTGTGGTTCTGTGGAAATATCCACTAACACATCAACAGTTTACCTCACTGATGACTTGGAACCAGCAAATGATAAACTAGAatatgagacattaacaagaaccAATTCAGCAATTCACATAAAAGTGTATCGACCTCAAAAATTAAAAGATTga